A region of the Scatophagus argus isolate fScaArg1 chromosome 14, fScaArg1.pri, whole genome shotgun sequence genome:
AAGTCATGGATTTACTGTGTACAGCCTCGCAAATTTATCGTGCGCACCAGAGAAGCTTCCAACAACAAAGTGTGCTATGAAAACTGACAGGGATTCTCTCTCATACGCTGCAAGTAAAATGTTATCTATGTATCCTAAAGCTCATCTCCAACCAGAACCAAATCAGACTGGAAAACCGTTCccacagagcaggagagatgCCAAGgcaagcaaagcaaaaaaaaaataaattattctcaGAAATTCAAGAACTTTAAGAGAAAATACTTTATTTCCCAGAAGACTTTCACTTTGTTTAGTCCCATCATCGTCTTCAGAGTGTATTTAACACTCCAGTGCCCAAGAACTAACACAACTGCAACGGACTGATAATTCATTTTCCATGACCATGAAGTCAAGCGTTTTGAAGTCAATGAAGTCAATCTCTTACCATGTTGTGGGTTTTCCTTTGGGGGAAGCTTTTGAGGGCTGAAAGTACTGAATGGAATTAAAATTACAGTATAAATCACTGCTTCTGCACCTTGACAGCTGCCTGCCTAcatacctgtctgtctgacgactgagaaagacagagaggaagaactTTGCCAGactgtaaactgtgtgtgtgtttgacggAATGACTTAATTCAACATTCAGGTTTTCCACTCATCAAACTGGTTTCAAGGTGACAAGCAGTGGTATAAAGTAGGAATATTTAGTTGGCATTAAGTTAAATTATAATAACAGAGCTAATTTTCTCTTAAATGTAACCTAAttgaacacagacagaatgGTTTGACGTAACAAGGCTGATTTAATACAATCACATTGAAAATGTGCACTGGCCCATGTGTCAGCTGAAGGCCAAACTATAACTGCTCCTCTTGCAGCAAGTCCTGACGTAGGCTGTCGTCTCCTCCGCAAACTGAATCCCTCTCAGCTGCAATTAAACACATCTAGACTTTTTGATTTTCCACAAAAGTGTGAAGGCATTCTAATAGGGAGGCGCATTATCAGAAGTGAACTGACAATTCTGTGCGAAAGTGGGGGGTTGGTTGGATAAATTCACTTATTTCTTTCGTATTACTCACAGCCACCAGCTGTGCAAAGCGAATTACATTACATAAAGTGAAATTTCAAGACTTACTTCTAATTGTGTTGAGGTGTCCTTCAACAAAGGggtataatgttttttttctatcacTGCTGACAAAAGCTTTGACAAGTGTCAGAGCAATGCCTGGACCCAAACACAGggggaaaaactgaaatgtcaaataCGTGGCACTGCTGTACACAAAAtcagtgaagagaaacaagGTTGACAAGGCAGGGAGCAGGGAGGAGTGTGGCATACagagtgagagaagaggaggtgggaggcGAACAACAAAGGCTTGGACCAAACATGGAACAGGGCACAGACCTTAATCCACCTTTTCGTGAGGCGACTTCCGCCCTCCACAACACCcttttgaaaatgtgaagagGGCGTGATGAAGCACAGACAGTGTGGAGAGAAATAATCAGTTATTGACAACAGTGTTATTGATATTCATGACCggacaaaaccaaaccaaataaTAAATGTGAGGACAGCTTACAGGAAACAAAATCTCTACAGtacctcttcctctctttcacaaacacacacatatacacacacatgccttAATGGAATGAATCATCCGGTGTGGAGGCAGCATGAGAGTGGTGTAATTGGCTGTTCCAGGCCTCTGTGCTCACCCTGGCAGTGCCGTCCTCTTTGAGGCTGATGATGTCCAAATCAAAGTCTCTCCTCAGGCCATCCGTCTTATTAAGAACAATGTGCCCTGTCAGTCCATCCCACTGTGCCTGCATAGAAgagatgcagagggagagagaagtgggAGATAGTCTCAAATGCCAAACTCAAATGACTTCAGTTCTGAGCCTGATTGAAGCTCGGGAGCAAACTCAGGACCCCGGAGTAGTGAAGGGGATCCAGAGGCAACCAGAAGAAGTCAGAAATGTTGACAGTGCTGAATCGCATCAGGTAAAGACTAACAGATGTCTACCAGTTGTTCTGTGGTGAAATCTCCATATGCATGAAAGGCTTCTattctgatttattattatgtttataaatgtcaacacacatgcatttacacattatttcattatataATTATATGGGGGGTTTTTTCTCTGTGGACAGTTCATTTCACATCTGCACATTACAGTATAAACAATATATACAAGCTGCAATGATTAGTTGCTTAATTTATTAGTCAATAAAAAGAACATTAGCAAAAATATCAATGATTTGCTGGTTCCTGAgtttctgcttttcattgtcATTCACGATAACAATTGAGTGGACAAGTCTCTGGATTTCAGACTGCTggctggacaaaagaagcaatttgacGATTCACAAATTTTTGACAATTTACACACAAATCATCTCCACCTGTACAAACAGTGTATTTTACGAGCTGTAGTGTTTCACAGTACACACTTAAATGGCTTCTCTAAACATGCTGGCTGTCTGTAGTTTAGAATAAGCACATTCTTTTATATCCTGCACAAAgagacattttctgtttttctctgtcatgtAATTCATGCGAGCATATTTCACTTATTGTATGctgtacattttaattttttttgatgatttcttaaatgtaaatgataaaCTAACAGTGACATGGAGCAAGGGAGGTAtacctgaacacacacttgAAACGTGAATCGTGCCAGGATACATCAAGCCACCACCATCTTATCCTAACTGATGTTGATGATTAACTGAAATGTATGTATTGCTGCAAGCCAGATTTCCCCTTGGTACAAGAAAGCCTTGTACCTGAATAAGTGGAATTTGTTTCATACTGAAAATGAGGCCATTATACAGACATGGATATGGCAGAGAGAatagaaaagttttttttatgtgaaaattaaaaaataattgtttatttCTACCATCCCCTTTAACTCTGGACAGCTAGAGGGAAGACAAGAAATTCAAGACAAGAGTCTTCGTCAGTCTTTCTGAGTGAAGTCTTGTTGACATTCACTCATTGTAAACTTtaaaattcagtatttttctcaTGGAGTGATGTGCATCGAATAACAAAAGTGTTAAAAGCGTTTAAAATACAATGCAAAACTGAATATTGTACACTACAATAGCTAGAGGAAAGGCAGGGAGAACACACAGGTTATAGTGCTCGGGATTTAATTTCAGCCATGGAAATGAAAGCTGCGTCCTCATATTCTGTGCTCTCCTTTCAGAAATGGTTTTTAATTGAGTGCTGTGTGAGACATATTACTGGTTCTTGAAATCAAAAAGGTTGTTATCGAGTGATGAATAGCACAGGAGGACAGATGCTTCAAAGGATGGGCAGtggcaaacaaaatgaaaaactgtagaggacagagagactgagatgcacaggaaaaaaaaaagaaaaagggagaaaaagaagatggggggcatgaagaggaaaatatgaGTAAAGGGATTGAATGATAATGTTCTCTCTCCATGGCAGGCAACGGCGCTCTGCTGGATTTAAGACTTAAGAGATCAAAACACCCATGCATCAAAGGCCTCATTTCTGTCTGTAGGCATCCAAGTCTGACAGTCAGGACTGGGCCACATACTTTCTACTTGTGAGTACCTTAATATGGGATATTTTCATGTTGTGCACTGTCACAAGCAAAGGATGGCCTATCGGAAGGGACTAATCGAGTGACATATCACATGAAACAATCTGACATCCAGTGTAGGGGCAACAGAATCACTACATGAATGATTTTGTGCTCCTGAAGTCTGTTCCAAACCCACTGAAACACATCATCATAAATGCATGGTGGTCAAGCTAAAAGCAACAGTTTCTGCTGAGGTTGTAGCTCTCTGTGACTCAAGCCCTGTTCTGACACTGACCTCTTTGAAAAGGTTCATGAAGCGTGGTCCGAAACGCCAGGGTTTGTGGCGATGACACTGCAGGGAGCTAACGGTCATCTGAGTGGCCCGTTGGGACGCGACAGCCACCATGAACACTGCGTCGTACATCAAGGCCGCGTCTGTCTGCAGAGAAGGCATTGGAAGGAAGATGATGTAGGGATTTCCCTTTGTCTCACACTACAAAGAAAAGCCCATGCTCAGTCCAAAACTCAGCATCGTGCTGTAAACAGCTGAATGGCAGTAAGAAATGTATCAAAAGGCACCAAGATGAAAGAGTAACAGTTATGCCAGGAAGACTGTGCAATTGGAAAAGTAAAGAGgatggaaaaaatacaaatatggaTTACAGCTTTGAAACGTTTATATTACAAAGTTTTAAAGGTTAGAAGATGTTTGCACTTTACAGCTGCATGAAAATGTGCATGCAGCATGCAAATGCGCGTTATTGGCATTTAGTGGAGGAGACACatatttttacacatattttttgTGCTCTGTAATATAAAATGACAGCATGAGGTTTACGGTCATGATTCCATCCATCAGGCCACTCTCTTGTTTGGGACCCTGCAGTCGTTCCATAGCCCAGCGGTCCATCGTGGAGGCCACCCAAGGGTCATCCACGTTCAACAATCTGAAGCCCGTCATGTTGACCCCGCTGTAGCGGTATGGCTCCAGGTCCAAGGCAAACAAATCCTGCAGAGGCAGACCAGTGCACAGATGTCAGCTCTGGTTCAGGGTGTCACCTTCGACAGTAACGTTCCCAGTGAATTTACAAGGCAAGACAGTTCAAGGCCAAGATGAGCTTGGTTTTATTTGGCTTGGTGTCTCCCATATAAAAACTTTAGTACATTTTTAGTGCATTTTTCTCACCAAAGTCGTGAAGAAGAAATGGTAGTACTCTGTCATCATTCCCATGGATGAAAGCTGCAAattgaaaagaagaaataaagtaataagaaaaaaaacctaaacaaaagcatatttcttattttaaatatgGGTTCTCCAGTGCTACACTTGGAGTGTCACATTGTCAGTAACAAAgtcattttgtaatttatttctctgctatacattcatacatttagATTCATTTTATGACATTCCGAATGGACGGCACACCCATACTCAGATAAAaggaaaatgataaatgaattCAACTACAACTTAGTTAACTATGAAACAACTGTATGGCTTAAGGACAAAGGTTAATTAAAGTTTTCAATGTTCCATCAGGCATGTTGGAACTGATGAAACAATAGTCACAAATACGATTGCCAGCACGTCTAATTTCACAAATCATCACCTACCATACTTCAGCATCTAGTTAAATTAGCTTTGCCCAAAAAGAAACAGATCTACATAATGGGAAATAACTTGTGTACCATTAAAAGTTCTGGCGATGATAAGAAAAGTGCAATTTCATCCTGCAGTAACAACTTTTCTCTATCATATGGCTGTCATTCAAGTCACAATGTAAGCCTTTGTAAACAAGGTAATGGATTTTATACGATTTCCTACAACATAAAAAGACATCGTGTTGAGAAGAATGATCAAAGGTGGTTGCCCCCAAAGGACACCAAATGCTGTAAAATCTACAGAACAAACTAATGAAAAGATACTCAGATCAGTTCCCATACAAACCTGCTTAAGGAGCTCTGCAGCCATACGATAGGAGCAgtcaaagagaataaaaaattCCTTGTCTTTCTTCAGTTCCTTAAGCAGCGGTCGGGCATCTTGGTTACCCGGGGTCAGCTGGCGGATCTTGATCTTTAGGTTAAACTTTGCCGGAGCCTTGATCAACTCCTGCATCCGCATCAgacctaaaaaaaataatatggcAAAAAAGACGTTTCATATATCACCTcttaatcatttgtttttccctcctccagAACAGGAAGGTCATTGGTCAGGGTGAGATACACAACGTGACAGCTGAAGTTCAGGCTCTTGGTCAAGGACCCTTCAGCAGGGGAATTTGGACCTGCGATTGTTTAACTGAGGGATGTAATCTTTATTCACTGCATCACCATGCTGCCCAGCTCTCAGAGTCTTCTACTTTGTTTTCAAACACATAAAAGGTACACAAACTCATACCTGTGATGTACAGTCAATTCACATTCCCCGCATTCCTGTGTCCCGTACGTGTCTGCAtaacagtgtgtgactgtgcaggtgtgtgacattttaggaaaataCAAATTTGATCGAAAATTTTGATTTACAAAAATCTATAAACTTTGACATTTCAGCAACAGCCCTTTCATATTCTGTGGGTTGTGGGCAGGGACTCTGTATGGGACCCGGCTGTGGTTTGGCTCAGAGTCACAGGGCAGGAATACTGGCAGCTGATTGAGGCACGCGTGCCCTGTCACAGATTGGGTTCACTGGCTAACATGAAGAAGGAGACTGTGGTAAACAGTGGAATTGCATTTTGTAAGTCATTATATCCATGACATATGAATATATTGTAAACTCAAGAAGAAACAAGGCTGCAGTTTTgacctcttctccctctcagtTCCTGACTTTAAATGTCACGCAATGTTATGGCTGATGACTTATAAGTGGGAAGTGAAATCATAAGTACAATGAGCAATATGACAGTTTTAGATCAAAATCTTGAAGGGGACCATTGGCTATTTTTTAGGCAAATCGCTGAGTTTGTGATACTCAGTGTCCTCTTACTTTTGCTTAAATACTTTACCATAGATCACAGTTTAAATCATGGATTGTAATTGTGATTAAACAGATAGTGATATCATTTTTGGCTAGATTGCCCATCCCTAATTATAggcaaaatgaaatattcagtcAGTTATTATTGCAGATTGTCCCTCTCTAATTATAggcaaaatgaaatattcattcagtTATTATTGCAGATATTAAGAAAAACTTAAAATCCCCATCGAGAAGATACTTTCTGGGATTTTTATGGCAACATGCTGATAAAGTTGATATTGTGGGCTCCTGGTCtgatttcagtttgatttcactTTGCTTCTACAAATGAACTTCTATTCCCACATGAAGGGCTGACTAAATGAAATTGGTTTACCTCACATTATGTCCTTATTAAGGCATTAGTTTAGTTTTATCAGTTTTGAAAATTATAGCATGGCAATTTgactgatttgaaaaaaaaacaaagaaacaactgGCCCTACCTGTGCTGTCCTCGTAGACCACCGTTAGCTTCCTCCATTTGAAGAAAGTCACCACGTCCAGGATAGCCCTGGCGATGGCGGTGTACTCAGGATACAGGTTGATGAAGAAGGTGTCTTTGTTGTCCACTGATGGGTGTTTCCAGCGGGTCTGTATGTGAGGGACTTCCAGGGCGTTGCAGATGGACTGAACAGCACTGACCGAGGAGCTGTGAGAAGGACCGAACACGGCAACCACGCCTAGAGCCAGCTGGTCACACACTAAGAAGAACAACACAAAACTGTTGATGAATACGGTATTGTGTCACTTAAACAGGCAGGCTTAAGATTGTTACAACAGAAGTCTATTGCAAATCAGGTTCACTTTCTAAGgaaacaagatttaaaaaaaaaaaacagatatacAGTTATGGAATAAGGTTAATTTATGTTGTCATTACTTACATCTACTACATATTACAAACATTTCCTACCTCTTCTTGAAGCCTCAAATCCATCAAACAGGTTGATTCTCTGAATGTCATATGTAAGTGTTGTGTTGGGCATCAGGGTCTTGTTGCGGTTTATGTTATTTACAGCAAACTTGAAGGCCAGCTCGTCCATGCTCACTAGCTCACTCTCCCGCGTCTCAAAAATACCACCTGTACATACAaaaggacagagacacaaacgCTGTAACTGCAGCAGCCTCTGTGATTACACATCTAAATTTGATGGAGTCTGTGCTCCTGTGATGGTTGAGAAATGATTCCTTCGGATAACTGAATCAAAGcctttcaaagttcaaagtgtTATTAactattaaataaaacatacttACAATCCTTTGTAACAGGTCGTTGTATTAGAAAGTGGTACCATATTATATAAAAGACATCAAGTAGAACACATTACAGTAGCCTAAACTTTCCCATTAACAGAAGTCGGGCATGTAAAGGATACACAAAAAGTCTCCAGTAATGCAGACGACATCAACAACATTCATAAACATTTGCTGTACAAAGCAGCACAATCAGTCTGGGCAGTCTAAAATTACATTGATTGCTCTCTGCAGCCTGATTTAATGAGGGTCAATTCAGAATTTCTTTATGCAAATTGAATCTCCCAGTCATAAACACAGCCATAAATACATTACGCCCACAGTAAAAGATaatatttgtaatttaaatGCCTCCAGCCTCTGTATTCTATAAACACAGAATTAATTAggaattcccacagaaacatgcaaatgaagAAGATTGTTAAGTGTTCAGAGATGTACAATCAGAATTTTCCTCTGGGGCATAAAGtctttttctaaatattttctttctataaAATGATGAGACAGTCATACTGATTCAAACGTAGCTGATCTTCCACTGTTCTTGCTTTTACAGTCTAGGACCCAAGGCCACACACAACTCAATGCATGGGCCAGCTGTCAGCAGGACTTGAAGAAACAATGCTGTTCAGACAGATTTCTGAAATTGCCCGGAAACTCCTCATCAACATCCTGTCATTGGGGTGCAGACGATGTGAAGTGTGAACTCCTCTGAGTTCAAGATGAAATGGAAGTAGCATAATTGCTCCCACAGTGTGAAAGGGCAGGAAATAAAAAGGCTTTAAGAGCTTCTCATGGAGTTTCAAAATGGGCTTTGGAAAGACGAGTCAAGTCACATCAGTCAAGGCATGGACttaacagataaaaaaataaaaaatcctcATTGAGCAAATAATTGTCAGTGTTATAGTTACATTCCTCAGGGTTGTTTTCCTTGCATAAAAAAAGCAGCAAGTTGTCATTCCCTTGCTGATCCTGCAACTGTTTGCTCAGACTGAATCTAATAACAAACACTTTGGTTCATTTGTCGTACTGTTTGTTCAGTTCTGGAGTGTCACCTGGAGGTGCCTCAGAGTTTGCATTATTGTAACTGGTCCTTTGAAGTCcagtttctcattttcacaACCAGTAGTGATAAAGGTCCCGGGGAGTTGTTTGAGGCATCCTGCATTATTGGACCTCCACAACAGGTGGACAACTAATCTGACCTGGTTAACTCATGCCCACATGTAAGAAGACACTAAGAAATGGGCGGCAGGTGGACGAAACATGTCAAGACTTTGTATACATTTGGTAACAACTGCTGTATTATAGACTGAAAAGCTACATTTATCAAGATGAGCAGAACTCATACATACCAATCACCCACATTCAAgtacatgaaaaaacacaggCCCTTCGTAGATATCTTGGTCACAAATAAATCTCTGTAAATGCAACGGCACCCAATCACTAATTATAATCAAGAACCATTACACCGTTATCATACAAATGTCATCTCTTCTGCAATTACTGTGATTTCCAGGTACATAGTTGTAATTGGAGGAAAATTTGTGCCATAAAAATGTAGATATGCATTACAGTACAACGGATGGATGAGagatttatatataaaaaaaaaaaagaatctgagCTTTGTGCCAACCTGTCACACAGACCTGATCAATCTCTTCAGGAACCCACCAGGGAGATGTCTGTTTGGGCTCATGTGGAGAGTTTCACACCATTCATCCATCACTTCACTATCTAATTACAAATAATTGTGTTTTACATGTACATTAGTCGTGTGACATCCCATCTTGAACTCTACTCTCTACTGTGACTGCTGCAGTaataaaaattgcattttttttttaaacaaggtGTTTTTTCATTGCAAATGAATTAATGTACCTCGGAGCTCTAAAAGCATTCATTCAGCTCCAAAATAATGAGGAATAATTTGCCTCAGGAAGACGCATCCATCTGGCTACAAGACAGCATAAATGAGCGCTGAAAGTTTCAGACGACCCACGGGACTGCGTAAAGGCCTTTTAACATGCGACGGGGGTTTGCAGGTAGATTTCATCTGCATAAAGCATAAGCGCACTCAAGCTGCAGCAAGGCTGCTTAAAACACAGGGCAGCTCATTATGGCCAAATTGAGAATAAACATAAAATCCAAGCTTTTCCATTTGCCGCAGCTGTGATTACTGTTTGCATAAGTTTAGTGTTATTTGACAGCGTTTTATCGTATTTGtcctttttcaaacaaatgatttttgaCTTGCAGTGAGTACAAGTGCTAACCTTCTATTAGCATAGAAATGTACATGCATATGAAAAATATGGAATGCTGTGTAGTGTTGTTGCACATTGCTTTTTCATCATAAAGGGCTAGGAAATACTAGATTTATAGATTAGtgattaaaatttaattattGAGTGCCATTAGGGTACATTGGCATACAGGGGTTTATATTCCTAATTATTGTACCAGCGTATTCCACTGATTTTCAGTGAAGAAGATGTGAAGTTTTAGGgggaaaatgtatgaaaataatCTTTCTCCTCATCATATTGGACTCTTTTTGACCTCAAGATCGTGATCGCCAAAAAAACATGCTGTAGTaaagtcattttttatttagtaGTACATTTCAGTAGAGTGCAGTTACACATAACACTGCCTCTCAGAACCTAAGATAGTGGAAATGTGTATCTTTGTAATGTCTCTGAAAGATCACTGAGCTGGACAAGTAAGATAGTTCTCCCTTTTGCTGACAGCGACAGAAACTACTGCTGCCATCTGTGTCTCTCTGAAAAGAGGGGTTGCTGTGCACTGTGGAGAGGTGATGTAGCCACAGGCAGGAGGGAATGCATCTGGGAGGGTGGAAAAAAAGGTGTGGGGGGGGGTCTCAGGTGTCAAGCTGAATGACAGACATTTCACTGCACCCTGattgaaaaacacaggaaaattTTTGCTGCT
Encoded here:
- the grik1a gene encoding glutamate receptor ionotropic, kainate 1 isoform X4 produces the protein MERMERKRIFFCLLLAAQLCLSSTQVLRIGGIFETRESELVSMDELAFKFAVNNINRNKTLMPNTTLTYDIQRINLFDGFEASRRVCDQLALGVVAVFGPSHSSSVSAVQSICNALEVPHIQTRWKHPSVDNKDTFFINLYPEYTAIARAILDVVTFFKWRKLTVVYEDSTGLMRMQELIKAPAKFNLKIKIRQLTPGNQDARPLLKELKKDKEFFILFDCSYRMAAELLKQLSSMGMMTEYYHFFFTTLDLFALDLEPYRYSGVNMTGFRLLNVDDPWVASTMDRWAMERLQGPKQESGLMDGIMTTDAALMYDAVFMVAVASQRATQMTVSSLQCHRHKPWRFGPRFMNLFKEAQWDGLTGHIVLNKTDGLRRDFDLDIISLKEDGTARGVVEGGSRLTKRWIKLRGIQFAEETTAYVRTCCKRSSYSLAFS
- the grik1a gene encoding glutamate receptor ionotropic, kainate 1 isoform X5, whose protein sequence is MERMERKRIFFCLLLAAQLCLSSTQVLRIGGIFETRESELVSMDELAFKFAVNNINRNKTLMPNTTLTYDIQRINLFDGFEASRRVCDQLALGVVAVFGPSHSSSVSAVQSICNALEVPHIQTRWKHPSVDNKDTFFINLYPEYTAIARAILDVVTFFKWRKLTVVYEDSTGLMRMQELIKAPAKFNLKIKIRQLTPGNQDARPLLKELKKDKEFFILFDCSYRMAAELLKQLSSMGMMTEYYHFFFTTLDLFALDLEPYRYSGVNMTGFRLLNVDDPWVASTMDRWAMERLQGPKQESGLMDGIMTTDAALMYDAVFMVAVASQRATQMTVSSLQCHRHKPWRFGPRFMNLFKEAQWDGLTGHIVLNKTDGLRRDFDLDIISLKEDGTARLRGIQFAEETTAYVRTCCKRSSYSLAFS